The nucleotide window ATTAATCGCTTTCACTCGACTTCTAAATTCTTCCCAAAATCCAGGAACTTTAATTTCAAAAGGGACATCTAAACGCCAGCCATCAATCCCTTTTTTAAGCCAATATTCCCCTACCTGCATAATATACTCTCGTACTTCAGGGTTTTCATGATTAAACTCAGGTAAGGCACGATTTCCCGCCCAACCTACATAATTCGCGGGATATTCTCCATTATAAGCTGACACTGGCCAGCCTTCAATTTTAAACCAATTTAACCAAGCTGAGTTAGGGCCATGTTCTAAGATATCATTAAAGAATAAAAAGCCTCGACTAGCATGATTAAATACCCCATCTAAAACGACTTTAATATTCCGTTGATGAGCTTCTTCTATTAACGCATCAAAAGCGACATTTCCCCCTAACATGGGGTCAACTTGATAATAATCATGAGTGTGGTAACGATGATTAGAAGCCGACTGAAAAATGGGGGTAAAATAAATCGCATTAATACCTAAATCTTTGAGATAATCTAACTTTTCGATTACGCCCCATAAATCTCCTCCTTTGTATCCTTGATAGGTGGGGGGAGAGTCCCAAGGTTCTAAATTAGAAGACTGCCATAAGCCATATTTAGGATGTTGACTTCTGGCAAAACGATCCGGAAAAATTTGATAAAATACTGCATTTTTTACCCAATCTGGTGTTTGGATTGTCATGATTATTCCCTCAATTATCGGTAATATTAAGTTATGTGTATTTTATTTCTCTCCTCTAGAAGTCACGTCTTCCAGAAGGACGAAATAAATGTGAATGTTCAGGATGATACAAACGCGATCGCAAGTTTTTTACGGCTGCCAAAGCGGGACTAATAATATATAAGGTTGTTCGGATTAGATTTTCTTGTTGTGTAAAAGTTGACATTTTTTCCAGAGGAACAATAGAAATTTTTTCATCTGGCCAACCCACTCGAAAACAAACGGCAACCGGCGTATCTGGAGGGTAATGATAGAGAAGTTTTTCCTGGGCTTTTTCTACATGACGGGCGGCTAAATATAAACATAAACTCGCTTTATGGGCGGCAAGAGAAGACAATTCTTCTGAGTCGGGGACAGGGGAAGCACTGCCACTAATCCGAGTTAGAATGATAGTCTGTACTAATTCAGGAATAGTTAACTCGGTTGAAAGTTTAGCGGCGGCGGCTTGAAAAGCACTAATGCCGGGAATTAATTCAAAGGGAATATTAGCCTCAATTAAAGCTTGTATTTGTTCATGAATGGCACTATAAAGAGTTAGATCCCCAGAATGAAGACGAACGACTGAATAATTATTTTTTACTCCTTCAATCATGATAGGAATAATGTTTTCTAGGGTTTTGTTGCCAGTGGGAATTAATTGAGCATCAGGGCGAGTATTGTGTAAGATTTGTTTAGGGACAAGAGAATCTGCATAGAGAATAATATCTGCTTCGGCGATAATTTTATAAGCCTTAACGGTTAATAAATCCGGATCACCAGGCCCAGCCCCAATAATATAAACAGCCGGTTTAAGAGATGTTTGAATAGTCATAAAATTCTCGTTGAGCTATCCTAAAAACTCAACAGTTTCCCCTCAATAAATAATGAACAATGAAAAACTGATTAATTTTCTGCATCTCGATTAATCGGAGGTTTTGAAGAAACGACATCGGGTAGAGGTCGTCCTGTGCGATAAAGCCAAATTAACCCCCCGATTCCTATAATAACCCCAATGATACTAACGACTTGAGCAATTCTTAAAGACCCTAACATTAAACTATCGGTGCGTAATCCTTCAATCCAAAAGCGCCCTAAACTGTAAGCGATAAAATAAATGAGAGTCAACGTTCCCACTTTCAGACGATTTCGATGACGTAACCCCCAAAAAAATAAATACATTAATAAGCAAAAAACCAGTAAATTCCAAATAGATTCATACAAAAAAGTTGGATGAAAATAATCATATTGAAGATATTCAGGAGGGCGACGACTCGGAGGAATATATAATTTCCAAGGTAAATCGGTAGGTCTTCCAAACGCTTCTGAATTAAAGAAATTTCCCCAACGTCCGATCATTTGTCCTAGGGCGAGGGAAGGCACGAGGACATCGGTTAATTGCCAAATTGAGATTTTATTGAGTCGGGCAAAAATAGCTGCCGCTAAAGCCCCCCCTATCATTGCGCCATGAATAGCAATTCCGCCTTTCCAAATAGCAATGATATCTCCTGGACGATTAACATAGTCTTGCCATTCAAACAGGACATAATATATTCTTGCTCCTACAATGGCAGAAATAATCACCCAGATAGCTACATCTGCTATTAAATCAGGATTGATATGACGACGTTTGGCTAAATATTGAGATAAAGTTACCCCAATGAGAACCGCAGACGCGATTAAAAATCCATACCAACGGACAGCAATCGGGCCAATTTCAAAAAATACAGGCCCAGGTGACTGAAATTGAAAAGCTAACATCATAAGAATGATGACTCAGAAACAATCTTCTTTATTTTATTGTGTCATTTCCTCTTTGTGATCTATATTTGTAGTCTGTTGGTTTGACATTGACACTTCCTACCACTTAATTAAGTCGCTGGTGTTTCATTTTACGAGAGTTAATCGATGGCTTAGGAATCTCTCGCAAACGAGTCAGCTTTGATTTCAATGAACTTTTTTGATTGTGTCACAAGAAGTATTGAAACATCATCTGGCATGATATATTTGACTAATGATAATCAGAAGTTTTTCCTTTTTACAGAACAGAGATGTCGC belongs to Gloeothece citriformis PCC 7424 and includes:
- the cobM gene encoding precorrin-4 C(11)-methyltransferase — translated: MTIQTSLKPAVYIIGAGPGDPDLLTVKAYKIIAEADIILYADSLVPKQILHNTRPDAQLIPTGNKTLENIIPIMIEGVKNNYSVVRLHSGDLTLYSAIHEQIQALIEANIPFELIPGISAFQAAAAKLSTELTIPELVQTIILTRISGSASPVPDSEELSSLAAHKASLCLYLAARHVEKAQEKLLYHYPPDTPVAVCFRVGWPDEKISIVPLEKMSTFTQQENLIRTTLYIISPALAAVKNLRSRLYHPEHSHLFRPSGRRDF
- the lgt gene encoding prolipoprotein diacylglyceryl transferase produces the protein MMLAFQFQSPGPVFFEIGPIAVRWYGFLIASAVLIGVTLSQYLAKRRHINPDLIADVAIWVIISAIVGARIYYVLFEWQDYVNRPGDIIAIWKGGIAIHGAMIGGALAAAIFARLNKISIWQLTDVLVPSLALGQMIGRWGNFFNSEAFGRPTDLPWKLYIPPSRRPPEYLQYDYFHPTFLYESIWNLLVFCLLMYLFFWGLRHRNRLKVGTLTLIYFIAYSLGRFWIEGLRTDSLMLGSLRIAQVVSIIGVIIGIGGLIWLYRTGRPLPDVVSSKPPINRDAEN